GTATACGATGATCTTTCTAAACACGCAGTAGCTTACAGAGCAATGTCATTATTGCTTAAGAGACCACCAGGTAGAGAAGCTTATCCAGGAGATGTTTTCTATATTCATTCAAGATTGCTTGAAAGAGCAGCTAAATTATCTAAAGAATTAGGTAGTGGATCATTAACAGCTCTTCCTATTATAGAAACACAAGCTGGAGATGTTACAGCTTATATACCAACAAATGTTATATCAATTACAGATGGACAAATATTCCTAGAAGCTGATTTATTCTTTTCAGGACAAAGACCAGCTGTAAATGCAGGTATATCAGTATCAAGAGTTGGTGGTAATGCACAAATTAAAGCAATGAAACAAGTTAGTGGTACATTAAGACTAGAACTTGCACAATACAGAGAACTAGAAGCTTTTTCTCAATTTGGATCTGATTTAGATAACGATTCTAGCAGAAGACTTCAAAAAGGTAAAAGATTAGTTGAAATATTAAAGCAAGATCAATATAGCCCGTTGGAAGTTGGAAAACAAATTGCAATATTATATGCTGCAGTTAATGATTTCTTATCAGACATTAAGGTTAGCGATATAAAAAGATTCGAAAAAGAATTTTTAGAATATTTGGATACTCACTATAGAGAAATTGAAAAATCAATTATTACAGGAAAAACTTTAACTGATGAACTAAAATCTAAGTTAGAGGAAGCAATAGTTGAATTCAAAAAGGTATTTTTACAAGAAGCATAGCTTAAATTTGAGCTATGCCCTTCTTTAGGAGGTGGAAATCATGGGTGCAGCTGGACTTCTTGAAATTAAAAAAAGAATTAAGTCAGTAGAAAATACAAAGAAAATTACAAATGCCATGGGGCTTGTTGCCACTTCAAAGCTTAGAAAATCTAGAAAAGAATTATTGGTAAACAATAAATTTATTGAATCAACTGAACCAATAGTAAGAAATCTTGCAACAACTGCTTCTGAAGATGGTGCTAATATTTATTTTGATGGGAATAAGAGTGAAAATAAATTATATGTAGTAATGACATCAGATTCAGGATTATGTGGTGGGTTTAATGGTAATGTAGTATCTTACTTACAAACTTTAATTGGAAATAAAAAAAGTAGTACAAAAATTATTGTAGTTGGAAATAGAGGAATTGGTTATGTTAGAAGAGCTCAACTGGATACGGTAGGAGAATATGTTGATATTTCAGATTTACCAACAGTAAGAGAAGCAAAAGTCATATTTGATAAAGCACTTCAAATGTATATCGATGGAGAAGTTTCAGAAGTAAATATTGTGTATTCTGATTTTATTTCACCAGTTAAACAAATAACAAAAGTAGATAAGATTTTACCTATCGAGAAATTTGAAGGTAAAGTAAAGAAAAATCTTATTGAGCCAAGTTTAGAATTGGTATTAGAAGATGCTCTTAATATTTATCTAAAGGGAAAAATCAGAGGTATTTTATTAAGTTCTAAATGTAGCGAGCAAAGTTCAAGAATGACAGCTATGGATGGAGCTACAAAAAATGCAAATGATTTATTGTCTGATTTAAAACTTAAATTTAATAGAATCAGACAAGGTGCTATTACACAAGAAATAAGTGAAATTGTTGGAGGAGCAGCAGCTCAAAAATAGTAAGGAGGTATCTTATGCCTGGAAAGATAGGAAAGGTAGTTCAAGTAATTGGACCAGTAATAGATATAAAGTTTGATTCAGATTCTCTTCCAAATCTATATAATGCAATTAGTATTAAGATGGGAGAACATGAGTTAGTAGCTGAAGTTGAGCAACATGTTGGAGACGATATCGTTAGAACAATCGCTATGTCAGCTACAGAAGGATTAAAAAGAGGAATGGATGCTGTTGATACAGGAAATCCTATTTCTGTTCCAGTAGGTCAAGAAGTATTAGGAAGATTATTCAATGTTTTAGGTGAGGCTATTGATAATTGTGGAGCAGTTGATGTAAAGGAAAAATATCCAATTCACAGACCAGCTCCTAGTTTTAAAGATCAAACTGTTGAGCCAGAGATGTTTGAAACAGGAATTAAGGTTGTAGACTTACTTGCACCATATCAAAAAGGTGGTAAGATAGGTCTATTTGGAGGAGCTGGAGTTGGTAAAACAGTTTTAATCCAAGAATTAATAAATAATATAGCTAAAGAACATGGTGGATTATCAGTATTTACTGGAGTTGGTGAAAGATCAAGAGAAGGTAATGATTTATATCATGAAATGATGGAATCAGGAGTTATCAGTAAAACTGCATTGGTATTTGGACAAATGAATGAACCACCAGGTGCCAGAATGAGAGTTGCATTAACTGGGTTAACTATGGCAGAATACTTTAGAGATAAAGGTCAAGATGTGTTATTATTTATAGATAACATATTTAGATATACTCAAGCAGGTTCTGAAGTTTCAGCATTGCTTGGAAGAACACCTTCAGCAGTTGGATACCAACCAACATTAGCTACTGAAATGGGAGCGCTTCAAGAAAGAATTACATCAACAGTTAATGGATCTATTACATCAGTTCAAGCTGTATATGTTCCAGCTGATGACTTAACAGATCCAGCACCAGCAACAACATTCTCACATCTAGATGCGACAACAGTTTTATCTAGAAGCATAGCTGAACTTGGTATATATCCTGCAGTAGATCCATTAGAATCTACATCAAGAATATTAGATCCAAGAATAGTTGGAGAAGAACATTATAAAGTGGCATCAGATGTTAAGCACGTTCTTCAAAAATATAAGGAATTACAAGATATTATAGCAATCTTAGGTGTTGATGAACTAGGTGATGATGATAAGGCTGTTGTAGCTAGAGCAAGAAGAATACAAAGATTCTTATCTCAATCATTTACAGTTGCTGAACAATTTACTGGAATGAAAGGAAAATACGTTACAGTAAAAGAAACAATAAGAGGATTTAAAGAAATTCTTGAAGGTAAATATGATAATTTACCAGAATCAGCATTCTTATTTGCAGGATCTATAGATGATGTTATAGAAAAAGCAAAAAGCTTAGGATAAGGGGATGAGCAAT
The DNA window shown above is from Clostridium beijerinckii and carries:
- a CDS encoding F0F1 ATP synthase subunit gamma, with product MGAAGLLEIKKRIKSVENTKKITNAMGLVATSKLRKSRKELLVNNKFIESTEPIVRNLATTASEDGANIYFDGNKSENKLYVVMTSDSGLCGGFNGNVVSYLQTLIGNKKSSTKIIVVGNRGIGYVRRAQLDTVGEYVDISDLPTVREAKVIFDKALQMYIDGEVSEVNIVYSDFISPVKQITKVDKILPIEKFEGKVKKNLIEPSLELVLEDALNIYLKGKIRGILLSSKCSEQSSRMTAMDGATKNANDLLSDLKLKFNRIRQGAITQEISEIVGGAAAQK
- the atpD gene encoding F0F1 ATP synthase subunit beta gives rise to the protein MPGKIGKVVQVIGPVIDIKFDSDSLPNLYNAISIKMGEHELVAEVEQHVGDDIVRTIAMSATEGLKRGMDAVDTGNPISVPVGQEVLGRLFNVLGEAIDNCGAVDVKEKYPIHRPAPSFKDQTVEPEMFETGIKVVDLLAPYQKGGKIGLFGGAGVGKTVLIQELINNIAKEHGGLSVFTGVGERSREGNDLYHEMMESGVISKTALVFGQMNEPPGARMRVALTGLTMAEYFRDKGQDVLLFIDNIFRYTQAGSEVSALLGRTPSAVGYQPTLATEMGALQERITSTVNGSITSVQAVYVPADDLTDPAPATTFSHLDATTVLSRSIAELGIYPAVDPLESTSRILDPRIVGEEHYKVASDVKHVLQKYKELQDIIAILGVDELGDDDKAVVARARRIQRFLSQSFTVAEQFTGMKGKYVTVKETIRGFKEILEGKYDNLPESAFLFAGSIDDVIEKAKSLG